From the Primulina tabacum isolate GXHZ01 chromosome 15, ASM2559414v2, whole genome shotgun sequence genome, one window contains:
- the LOC142527356 gene encoding NAC domain-containing protein 54-like: MGPMTLPPGFRFHPTDEELVAYYLDRKISGGIIELEVIPEVDLYKCEPWDLPDKSFLPSKDMEWYFYSPRDRKYPNGLRTNRATRAGYWKATGKDRAVHSGKRVVGMKKTLVYYKGRAPHGTRTDWVMHEYRLLQFASGAELPLQDSYALCRVFKKNMVVSKPKETLDNISSAETSRDETAYDENSTGDHETSSKFDPSCSELTRWTTPPIAANDDLFPHNITSHEVNSSVNQFYFPELDNISNFMFQDARIPSNIYSGMDEAETPCPPLVLEDFPEIDLAAAKSIGEYMSCDRFRTTSTTLEEIFFHI; the protein is encoded by the exons ATGGGGCCTATGACTCTTCCTCCAGGATTCAGATTCCATCCCACGGATGAGGAGCTGGTTGCCTACTATCTTGATCGGAAAATCAGCGGTGGGATTATCGAGCTCGAAGTCATCCCAGAAGTTGATCTCTACAAATGTGAACCATGGGATTTACCAG ATAAATCCTTCTTGCCAAGTAAAGATATGGAGTGGTACTTCTACAGTCCCCGGGACAGGAAATATCCCAATGGTCTGAGGACGAACCGGGCAACCAGGGCCGGTTACTGGAAAGCCACAGGAAAAGATCGGGCTGTGCACTCAGGAAAGCGGGTCGTCGGCATGAAGAAGACATTGGTATACTACAAAGGGAGAGCACCTCATGGCACCAGAACTGATTGGGTGATGCATGAGTATCGCCTCTTGCAATTTGCGTCAGGAGCTGAGTTACCCCTCCAG GATTCCTATGCATTGTGTAGGGTATTTAAGAAGAACATGGTCGTCTCCAAACCGAAAGAGACCCTTGACAATATTTCCTCTGCGGAAACCTCCCGAGATGAAACTGCCTATGATGAAAACAGTACCGGAGATCACGAAACGAGTTCGAAATTCGACCCCTCTTGTTCAGAACTCACACGATGGACTACGCCACCGATCGCTGCTAACGACGATTTATTCCCTCATAACATCACATCCCATGAAGTCAACAGCTCGGTCAATCAATTTTATTTTCCGGAATTAGACAACATATCAaatttcatgtttcag GATGCGAGGATTCCGAGCAATATTTACAGTGGTATGGATGAGGCCGAAACTCCATGTCCGCCATTAGTGCTTGAGGACTTCCCTGAAATCGATTTAGCAGCGGCGAAATCGATTGGTGAATATATGAGTTGTGACAGATTCAGGACAACATCAACAACATTGGAAGAAATTTTTTTCCACATTTGA
- the LOC142527177 gene encoding aspartic proteinase NANA, chloroplast-like has translation MVMCWQKRHSFLLIVLIFVATNSGAKLVQGHEISAGSKLELIHRDDLLRNLQDGVHPVSTFQRIKQMLYHDTIRFRAISSRPRLKHGGVSSIRRQAQEKTGYYQACTNGSSSSGGEMPMNSGADYGTGQYFVHLKVGTPAQKVTLIADTGSELTWTKCKYRCNGAQCGIGNSRNRRVFRADDSSTFKTVTCSSSMCKIELANLFSLARCPSPMDPCSYDYRYLDGSSTIGVFANETVTFSLTNGKKTRLENVLVGCSGSSRGQSFEAADGIIGLGYSNHSFAFKAAKRFGGKFSYCLVDHLSPKNISSYLIFGSYYETDISPIKLQYTELVLGVIPPFYAVNMKGISIGGILLEIPIEVWNVNGVGGVIVDSGSSLTFLTQPAYQPVMDALKPSLSGYKTLKLDFGPLEYCFNSTGYDESLVPRLVLHFADGAIFEPPVKSYVIDAATGVKCLGFVNATWPGTSVIGNIMQQNNFWEFDIAKGRLGFASSSCSS, from the exons ATGGTAATGTGTTGGCAGAAAAGACACTCTTTCTTGTTAATTGTCCTGATCTTTGTAGCAACTAACTCAGGAGCAAAGCTCGTGCAAGGTCATGAAATTTCAGCTGGAAGTAAACTGGAGTTGATTCACAGGGATGATCTGCTAAGAAATCTGCAAGATGGGGTCCATCCCGTTTCGACGTTTCAGCGAATAAAGCAAATGCTCTACCATGATACGATTCGTTTTCGAGCGATTTCGAGTAGACCAAGGCTAAAACATGGCGGCGTCAGTTCCATCAGACGACAAGCCCAGGAAAAAACCGGTTATTATCAAGCCTGCACAAATGGAAGCAGCAGCAGTGGGGGAGAAATGCCGATGAATTCCGGCGCGGATTATGGAACAGGACAATATTTTGTGCACCTCAAAGTTGGAACCCCCGCACAAAAAGTTACCCTTATTGCTGACACCGGAAGTGAATTGACTTGGACGAAGTGCAAGTATAGGTGTAATGGTGCACAATGTGGGATCGGAAATTCGAGGAATCGGCGGGTTTTTCGTGCTGATGATTCGTCCACATTCAAGACTGTCACTTGTTCTTCGAGCATGTGCAAGATTGAGCTTGCAAATCTGTTCTCCCTGGCTCGGTGCCCTTCTCCAATGGATCCGTGTTCCTACGATTACAG GTACTTAGATGGAtcatctacaataggagtcttTGCAAACGAGACTGTAACATTCAGCCTAACAAACGGCAAGAAGACGCGCCTCGAAAATGTGCTGGTTGGGTGCAGTGGATCTTCCCGTGGCCAGAGTTTTGAGGCTGCAGATGGGATCATAGGGCTAGGCTACAGCAACCATTCATTTGCATTTAAAGCAGCAAAAAGATTTGGTGGCAAGTTCTCATATTGTCTAGTTGATCACTTAAGCCCCAAGAACATATCAAGCTACCTCATCTTCGGCTCCTACTACGAAACTGACATATCCCCTATAAAACTTCAATACACGGAGCTAGTTTTAGGAGTGATCCCTCCATTTTATGCTGTAAATATGAAAGGGATCTCaataggaggcatactgttggAAATCCCAATAGAAGTGTGGAATGTGAATGGCGTAGGGGGGGTGATAGTCGACTCTGGTTCGAGCCTAACATTCTTGACTCAACCGGCGTATCAGCCTGTAATGGATGCTCTGAAGCCATCACTTTCGGGTTATAAGACCTTGAAGCTGGACTTTGGACCACTAGAATACTGCTTCAACTCGACGGGTTACGATGAATCTTTGGTGCCAAGACTGGTGCTCCATTTCGCGGATGGGGCAATATTTGAACCACCGGTGAAGAGTTATGTGATTGATGCCGCTACTGGTGTTAAATGCCTCGGATTTGTGAATGCTACGTGGCCTGGTACCTCTGTGATTGGCAATATAATGCAACAGAACAATTTCTGGGAATTTGATATTGCCAAAGGTAGACTGGGTTTTGCTAGCTCATCTTGCTCTTCCTGA
- the LOC142527176 gene encoding LOW QUALITY PROTEIN: serine/threonine-protein kinase RHS3-like (The sequence of the model RefSeq protein was modified relative to this genomic sequence to represent the inferred CDS: deleted 1 base in 1 codon) → MSYKPSEDSACESGRMDLAAKNPSANAPHFLRKSEQMPKRSTNPGRVSPCEPVSVDPNSYFDSNSTHKPTSDFPRTEAITLTGNVKSTSSTINHGWKSGSSNRSDSLDSTSAPLKPHTGGDVRWDAINSASSRDTPLGLSNFRLLKRLGYGDIGSVYLVELRGTNAFFAMKVMDKGSLASRNKLLRAQTEREILCLLDHPFLPTLYSYFETEKYYCLVMEFCSGGNLHTLRQKQPNKHFTEEAARFFASEVLLALEYLHMLGIVYRDLKPENVLVREEGHIMLSDFDLSLRCSVCPTLVKSSSVHVGNSSESSGAILNDDNMIRSCMQPSNFFPRLLPTKKNRKSKSDFGLNNNSDALPELMAEPTDVRSMSFVGTHEYLAPEIIRGEGHGSAVDWWTFGIFLYELLLGTTPFKGSGNRATLFNVVGQPLKFPETPQLNSAARDLIKGLLVKEPQRRIAYKRGATEIKQHPFFEGVNWALVRSAAPPHIPEPVDFKQFACKDSANSDKKMADIGNDRNKSNSTDSSYVEFEYF, encoded by the exons ATGAGTTACAAGCCATCAGAAGACAGTGCATGTGAGTCTGGTAGGATGGACTTGGCTGCCAAAAATCCTAGTGCAAATGCACCTCATTTCTTGAGGAAGTCGGAGCAAATGCCAAAAAGGAGCACAAATCCTGGCCGTGTCTCACCATGTGAACCTGTATCTGTGGATCCCAATTCTTACTTTGATTCAAACTCGACTCATAAACCAACAAGTGACTTTCCAAGGACGGAGGCAATAACGCTGACTG GTAATGTTAAGAGTACTTCGTCGACCATCAATCATGGATGGAAAAGTGGTAGCAGCAACCGCAGTGACAGTTTAGACAGTACAAGTGCACCCTTAAAGCCCCACACCGGAGGCGATGTTAGATGGGATGCCATTAATTCTGCTTCTTCTAGAGATACTCCTCTTGGTCTCAGCAATTTTCGGCTTTTGAAACGGCTGGGGTATGGAGATATTGGAAGTGTCTACCTTGTTGAACTTCGAGGAACAAATGCCTTCTTTGCCATGAAAGTCATGGATAAAGGTTCTCTCGCAAGTCGAAATAAGCTTCTTCGTGCTCAAACAGAAAGAGAGATTCTTTGTCTTCTTGATCACCCTTTCTTACCTACCCTATATTCTTACTTCGAGACTGAAAAATATTATTGCTTGGTCATGGAGTTTTGTAGTGGTGGAAACCTTCACACGCTTCGACAAAAGCAACCCAATAAACATTTTACGGAGGAAGCTGCAAG ATTTTTTGCATCGGAGGTCTTGTTAGCTCTCGAGTATCTGCACATGCTAGGTATTGTATACAGAGATCTTAAACCGGAAAATGTGCTAGTAAGAGAAGAGGGACACATCATGCTCTCTGACTTCGACCTCTCTCTTCGTTGCTCCGTTTGTCCTACACTCGTAAAATCTTCATCTGTTCATGTTGGAAATTCAAGCGAAAGCTCCGGTGCTATCTTAAATGACGACAATATGATCCGCAGTTGTATGCAGCCATCAAATTTTTTCCCTCGCCTCCTTCCTACAAAAAAGAACCGCAAATCCAAATCCGATTTCGGGTTGAACAATAACTCTGACGCCCTTCCTGAGCTAATGGCTGAGCCTACAGATGTTCGTTCAATGTCTTTCGTTGGCACTCACGAATATCTTGCTCCAGAGATCATCAGGGGAGAGGGTCACGGCAGTGCGGTGGATTGGTGGACATTTGGCATTTTCTTGTACGAGCTTCTACTTGGGACAACCCCTTTCAAAGGTTCTGGAAACCGTGCTACACTGTTCAATGTC GTTGGCCAACCACTAAAATTTCCAGAAACGCCGCAACTGAACTCGGCGGCACGTGATCTGATAAAAGGGCTGTTGGTGAAGGAACCTCAGAGGAGAATTGCATACAAGAGAGGTGCTACTGAAATAAAGCAGCACCCTTTCTTTGAGGGTGTGAACTGGGCCTTGGTAAGAAGTGCCGCGCCTCCACACATACCCGAACCTGTAGATTTTAAGCAGTTTGCCTGCAAGGATTCAGCAAATTCAGACAAGAAGATGGCTGACATTGGAAATGATCGAAACAAAAGCAACTCTACTGATTCTTCTTATGTTGAATTTGAGTATTTTTAG
- the LOC142526757 gene encoding uncharacterized protein LOC142526757 produces the protein MMLLQSCNFSSHRLQKISNNLTSPAAQFLNARKNSRNPRVSIRCVSELAPHNISLGNIADVLHNKVLVAAALSAAIGQLSKPFTSSIFCGKKFDFRAAVQAGGFPSTHSSAAVATATSLALDRGFSDAIFGLAVVYASLIMYDAQGVRREVGTHAKELNKVLLKITSLSMSSRNDAKDLNNSLLRRPSSNIEKLNLPLQEETYSQSKPINSSLLVNSDDIINGTTLVRSEVVVSDVEEGSETVAYVHTRLNESIGHTEIEVVAGALLGFLVSLAVCPYV, from the exons ATGATGCTACTACAATCGTGCAACTTTTCGAGTCACCGATTGCAGAAAATTAGCAATAATTTGACCTCCCCCGCTGCCCAATTCCTGAACGCCAGAAAAAATTCCAGGAATCCTCGTGTTTCCATCCGTTGCGTCTCCGAACTCGCGCCCCACAATATTTCGCTCGGCAATATAGCGGATGTTTTGCACAACAAG GTTCTGGTAGCGGCTGCTTTGTCTGCAGCGATTGGGCAACTGTCAAAACCGTTTACCTCATCTATATTCTGTGGCAAGAAGTTTGATTTTAGGGCTGCCGTTCAAGCAGGAGGATTCCCTTCTACTCATTCTTcg GCTGCTGTGGCAACTGCAACTTCTCTTGCCCTCGATAG GGGATTTTCAGATGCAATTTTCGGTTTGGCGGTAGTTTATGCCAGCCTTATCATGTATGATGCGCAG GGAGTACGAAGGGAAGTGGGAACTCATGCAAAAGAACTAAACAAAGTTCTGCTCAAAATCACGTCACTCTCAATGTCCTCTAGAAATGATGCCAAAGATTTGAACAACTCTTTATTAAGAAGACCATCTTCGAATATAGAGAAACTGAATCTTCCCTTACAGGAAGAAACTTATTCCCAGTCAAAGCCAATCAATTCTTCTTTGTTAGTCAACTCCGATGACATAATTAATGGCACTACCTTAGTAAGATCGGAGGTTGTAGTATCAGATGTGGAAGAAGGGTCAGAAACTGTGGCTTATGTTCACACTCGATTGAATGAATCAATTGGTCACACAGAAATTGAAGTTGTTGCCGGTGCCTTGTTGGGTTTCTTGGTTAGTTTAGCAGTATGCCCATATGTATGA
- the LOC142528066 gene encoding uncharacterized protein LOC142528066 yields MSGAQGTQPPESYTATTYESVGGGDNKTRLDIRSKEDESGIQIDKLQDKVEDAAGKGGPVFGAGKEDNKDDLGATGTA; encoded by the coding sequence ATGTCGGGAGCTCAAGGAACACAACCGCCGGAGTCGTACACAGCGACGACGTACGAGTCAGTGGGGGGCGGAGATAACAAGACGCGTCTGGATATCCGGTCCAAGGAAGATGAGAGCGGTATCCAGATCGATAAATTGCAAGACAAGGTGGAGGACGCCGCCGGGAAAGGAGGTCCAGTTTTCGGCGCCGGCAAGGAGGATAACAAAGATGACCTAGGTGCGACAGGCACAGCCTAG
- the LOC142528063 gene encoding protein SOMBRERO-like isoform X2: MMRGNGELSVPPGFRFHPTDEELLYYYLRKKVSYEPIDLDIIREVDLNKLEPWDLKDKCRIGSSPQNEWYFFSHKDKKYPTGTRTNRATAAGFWKATGRDKGIHLSGSKRIGMRKTLVFYTGRAPHGCKTDWIMHEYRLDDDINAQIQEDGWVVCRVFIKKNHTRGFHPQTEDQEDEQLAATNFQANVADSTLVPKQMTSDQVQHTMNYVFDPTNSMHLPQLTRSPESAVPPFLSSLPLSTMDLQCTQNLLNLTSGGVEVGGGHSAVRRIMQQERFSGDWTFLDKLLATHQTMDQRGKYHQISQVSDLVPLAAQRFQFPFEQDFSKYSK; this comes from the exons ATGATGCGCGGAAACGGGGAGCTATCGGTGCCACCAGGTTTCCGATTTCATCCAACAGACGAGGAACTACTATATTACTACCTGAGGAAGAAGGTGTCCTATGAACCCATTGACCTGGATATCATTCGGGAAGTCGATCTCAACAAACTTGAGCCTTGGGACCTCAAAG ATAAATGTAGAATCGGGTCGAGCCCCCAGAATGAATGGTACTTTTTCAGCCACAAAGACAAAAAGTATCCCACAGGAACGAGAACCAATCGGGCCACTGCAGCAGGTTTCTGGAAGGCAACGGGTCGGGACAAGGGGATCCACCTGAGTGGTTCGAAGAGAATTGGTATGAGAAAAACCCTGGTTTTCTACACAGGACGGGCTCCACATGGATGCAAGACTGATTGGATCATGCACGAATATCGTTTGGATGATGATATTAATGCTCAAATCCAA GAGGACGGATGGGTCGTCTGCAGGGTTTTCATAAAGAAAAATCATACCAGAGGCTTCCACCCCCAAACCGAGGATCAAGAAGATGAACAGTTGGCTGCAACTAATTTCCAGGCCAACGTTGCAGATTCTACTTTGGTACCAAAACAGATGACTTCTGATCAAGTACAACACACCATGAATTACGTATTTGATCCTACCAATTCCATGCATCTTCCGCAGTTAACGAGAAGCCCAGAATCGGCTGTTCCACCATTCTTGTCATCACTTCCGTTGAGTACCATGGACTTGCAGTGTACGCAGAACCTGTTGAATTTAACATCAGGTGGGGTTGAAGTTGGAGGTGGGCATTCTGCTGTCCGCAGGATTATGCAACAGGAGAGATTTTCTGGGGACTGGACATTCCTGGATAAGCTCCTGGCTACGCATCAAACTATGGATCAGAGGGGAAAATATCACCAGATTTCACAAGTTTCTGATTTGGTCCCACTGGCAGCTCAGAGATTTCAATTTCCGTTTGAACAAGATTTTTCTAAGTATTCCAAGTAG
- the LOC142528063 gene encoding protein SOMBRERO-like isoform X1: MHAGGTLTCRYNQNMMRGNGELSVPPGFRFHPTDEELLYYYLRKKVSYEPIDLDIIREVDLNKLEPWDLKDKCRIGSSPQNEWYFFSHKDKKYPTGTRTNRATAAGFWKATGRDKGIHLSGSKRIGMRKTLVFYTGRAPHGCKTDWIMHEYRLDDDINAQIQEDGWVVCRVFIKKNHTRGFHPQTEDQEDEQLAATNFQANVADSTLVPKQMTSDQVQHTMNYVFDPTNSMHLPQLTRSPESAVPPFLSSLPLSTMDLQCTQNLLNLTSGGVEVGGGHSAVRRIMQQERFSGDWTFLDKLLATHQTMDQRGKYHQISQVSDLVPLAAQRFQFPFEQDFSKYSK; encoded by the exons ATGCATGCAGGTGGAACATTAACCTGCAGATATAATCAAAATATGATGCGCGGAAACGGGGAGCTATCGGTGCCACCAGGTTTCCGATTTCATCCAACAGACGAGGAACTACTATATTACTACCTGAGGAAGAAGGTGTCCTATGAACCCATTGACCTGGATATCATTCGGGAAGTCGATCTCAACAAACTTGAGCCTTGGGACCTCAAAG ATAAATGTAGAATCGGGTCGAGCCCCCAGAATGAATGGTACTTTTTCAGCCACAAAGACAAAAAGTATCCCACAGGAACGAGAACCAATCGGGCCACTGCAGCAGGTTTCTGGAAGGCAACGGGTCGGGACAAGGGGATCCACCTGAGTGGTTCGAAGAGAATTGGTATGAGAAAAACCCTGGTTTTCTACACAGGACGGGCTCCACATGGATGCAAGACTGATTGGATCATGCACGAATATCGTTTGGATGATGATATTAATGCTCAAATCCAA GAGGACGGATGGGTCGTCTGCAGGGTTTTCATAAAGAAAAATCATACCAGAGGCTTCCACCCCCAAACCGAGGATCAAGAAGATGAACAGTTGGCTGCAACTAATTTCCAGGCCAACGTTGCAGATTCTACTTTGGTACCAAAACAGATGACTTCTGATCAAGTACAACACACCATGAATTACGTATTTGATCCTACCAATTCCATGCATCTTCCGCAGTTAACGAGAAGCCCAGAATCGGCTGTTCCACCATTCTTGTCATCACTTCCGTTGAGTACCATGGACTTGCAGTGTACGCAGAACCTGTTGAATTTAACATCAGGTGGGGTTGAAGTTGGAGGTGGGCATTCTGCTGTCCGCAGGATTATGCAACAGGAGAGATTTTCTGGGGACTGGACATTCCTGGATAAGCTCCTGGCTACGCATCAAACTATGGATCAGAGGGGAAAATATCACCAGATTTCACAAGTTTCTGATTTGGTCCCACTGGCAGCTCAGAGATTTCAATTTCCGTTTGAACAAGATTTTTCTAAGTATTCCAAGTAG